In the genome of Methanophagales archaeon, one region contains:
- a CDS encoding phenylalanine--tRNA ligase subunit alpha, with protein MAVDSELTAAEKRLLLAFRRQRGDGTRAREYEYAPAVLAELTGTNEDAVMQAAFTLAKKGLCVVKEQRRIYYRLTPEGEEYAADALPERKALRLLLQHEGATSVEYLKHALGKRVNIAINWLLRKNWAYIDNGRLIPAVNAEPPYGADEEILQSLAEGQSELKLETKEKVITQLISRRLVVSSTRVERRIGITDAGMELLERGLSIEEEIAQLTPEIIRTWKGRRFKFKRYDVDISGREIFAAKLHPYQRILDRMRRIFTEMGFIEIKGEHVQSAFWNFDALFVPQDHPAREMQDTFYLGLKRPIDASEELIKRVKEMHEHGGPLNSSGWGGEWRREQGEELLLRTHTTAVTVKYLASHPEPPVKVFCIGRVYRRETIDPTHIPEFDQLEGIIMDRDVTFANLLGCLAVFYRKMGFPSIRFRPGYFPYTEPSVEVEVYTERGWIELGGAGIFREEVTHPIGVKYPVLAWGLGIGRLAMISLGLSDIRDLYQPDIDWLRRAWLLPRSKK; from the coding sequence ATGGCGGTAGATTCTGAGCTGACAGCAGCGGAGAAGCGGCTTTTACTCGCGTTTCGGCGTCAGCGCGGTGATGGTACGCGTGCGCGTGAGTATGAGTATGCCCCAGCGGTACTGGCTGAACTCACGGGTACAAACGAAGACGCAGTTATGCAAGCAGCGTTTACACTCGCAAAGAAGGGGCTTTGTGTGGTTAAAGAGCAGAGACGGATTTATTATCGTTTGACACCAGAGGGTGAGGAGTATGCTGCGGATGCACTACCAGAACGTAAAGCACTTCGTTTATTATTACAGCATGAGGGAGCAACATCGGTAGAATACCTGAAACATGCTCTCGGTAAACGTGTGAATATAGCAATAAACTGGCTGCTGCGGAAGAACTGGGCGTATATTGATAATGGACGTCTAATACCTGCTGTCAATGCTGAACCCCCTTATGGCGCTGATGAGGAGATATTGCAGTCTCTGGCAGAAGGGCAGTCGGAATTGAAGCTGGAGACCAAAGAGAAGGTCATAACACAGTTGATTTCACGGCGACTGGTGGTGAGTTCTACCCGGGTAGAACGGAGAATAGGCATCACAGATGCGGGTATGGAGCTTCTTGAGCGCGGGTTATCTATTGAGGAGGAGATAGCACAGTTAACACCCGAGATTATAAGGACATGGAAAGGACGGAGGTTCAAATTCAAACGTTATGATGTGGATATATCGGGGCGAGAGATATTCGCAGCTAAGTTGCACCCTTATCAGCGGATTCTGGACCGCATGAGACGAATCTTCACCGAGATGGGGTTCATAGAGATAAAGGGTGAACACGTTCAGAGTGCGTTCTGGAATTTCGATGCGTTATTTGTGCCGCAGGACCATCCCGCGCGGGAGATGCAGGATACTTTCTATCTTGGCTTGAAGCGACCTATAGACGCTTCTGAGGAGTTGATAAAACGTGTAAAGGAGATGCATGAGCACGGAGGACCATTAAATTCATCGGGTTGGGGTGGTGAATGGAGGAGAGAGCAGGGTGAGGAACTGCTTCTACGGACTCATACCACCGCAGTCACTGTGAAATACCTGGCTTCACATCCCGAGCCACCTGTTAAGGTCTTCTGCATCGGACGCGTGTATCGCCGCGAGACCATTGACCCAACCCACATACCAGAATTCGACCAGCTGGAAGGTATTATCATGGACCGCGACGTGACGTTCGCCAATTTGCTCGGGTGTCTCGCAGTATTCTATCGGAAGATGGGGTTCCCTTCTATACGATTCCGACCCGGATATTTTCCCTATACCGAACCATCAGTGGAGGTTGAAGTATATACAGAGAGGGGCTGGATAGAGCTGGGTGGTGCTGGCATCTTCAGAGAGGAAGTCACTCATCCAATAGGCGTAAAATACCCCGTATTAGCCTGGGGACTTGGTATCGGACGTTTAGCCATGATCAGCCTGGGTCTGAGTGACATAAGAGACCTGTATCAACCGGATATAGACTGGCTACGCAGAGCCTGGCTATTACCACGAAGCAAGAAATAG
- the pdxT gene encoding pyridoxal 5'-phosphate synthase glutaminase subunit PdxT, producing the protein MKIGVIAIQGDVEEHIKALKATLAERGENGEVIRIKHRGIVSSCDAIVIPGGESTTIGRLMEREGITEELRDAAEEGKPLLGTCAGMILLAREGDEEVKKTGQPLLGLMDVRVKRNAFGRQRESFEAPLKMSIFDEPFPGVFIRAPCITHAADTVDVLATLDDDINRIVAARQGNIMALAFHPELTGDRRIHHYFLDTLL; encoded by the coding sequence ATGAAGATAGGGGTAATAGCGATACAGGGGGATGTAGAGGAGCATATAAAAGCTTTGAAAGCGACTTTAGCAGAGAGGGGCGAGAACGGAGAGGTGATAAGGATAAAGCATCGTGGTATCGTGAGCTCATGTGATGCGATTGTCATACCAGGAGGCGAGAGTACAACTATCGGGCGGTTGATGGAACGTGAAGGGATAACTGAGGAGCTAAGGGATGCGGCGGAAGAGGGTAAACCCTTGCTGGGCACCTGTGCAGGTATGATTTTATTAGCGAGGGAGGGGGATGAGGAGGTGAAGAAGACCGGTCAGCCGTTGCTGGGTTTAATGGATGTACGGGTAAAGAGGAATGCTTTTGGCAGACAGAGGGAATCATTTGAGGCGCCATTGAAGATGAGCATCTTTGATGAACCCTTTCCCGGTGTTTTCATCAGGGCACCGTGTATAACACACGCAGCAGATACTGTGGATGTACTGGCAACGCTCGATGATGATATTAACAGGATTGTAGCGGCGAGGCAGGGTAATATAATGGCACTGGCATTTCATCCCGAACTTACCGGCGACAGAAGAATCCACCATTATTTCCTCGATACCTTACTTTAG
- a CDS encoding aldehyde ferredoxin oxidoreductase family protein, producing the protein MKELYGWKGRIVQIDLSTMEIKTFTPEHELFKEFLGGRGLGAKLVYDNGHIEDALAPENILVFAAGPLTGTRAPSSGRLSLSTKSPLTGTILDCNCGGFLGVELKKAGYDAVIIRGKSPEPVFIEIENERVELKSASGIWGKNTKETTRLLKSRGRGRVACIGRAGEKQVLLAAIISDSVHAFGRGGAGAVMGSKNLKALVVKGSGDVDIHDRVEFERQRRAIKRLLIATPTISKGLSVFGTAFLMKITSWMKVLPVANFSRSEPEFKLDTLFASEINRRYNPGKRACHSCSIACKREDDRGRELPEYETIGLMSANIGNSSYEAIVEANMLCNDYGIDTISVAGVLGCYGDIKGKRINDTELLDMVRAIGECEGIGAQLGQGVKRYSSSEGYPERAMQVKGLQLPAYDPRVVKGLGFSYATSNRGGCHTRAYLVAPEILRKPKAIDPYTLAGKAGHTKIFQDRFAAVDSLIVCKFAFFGAGEEEYANILSAVTGVEYTSEDLMRVGERIWNIERLYNIREGFTRADDTLPARFFEEAVNGHVIEHEEFQNTLDEYYRMRGWDENGVPTKRVLEKLNLGVYI; encoded by the coding sequence ATGAAGGAGTTATATGGCTGGAAGGGCAGGATAGTTCAGATAGACCTATCCACCATGGAGATAAAGACATTTACGCCTGAACACGAGCTGTTCAAGGAGTTTCTTGGTGGTAGAGGGCTTGGTGCGAAGTTAGTGTACGATAATGGTCATATAGAAGATGCACTCGCGCCTGAGAATATACTGGTGTTTGCAGCGGGACCGCTAACCGGCACACGTGCACCATCTTCGGGCAGGCTATCCCTATCCACAAAATCTCCACTGACTGGTACGATACTAGATTGTAACTGTGGTGGATTCTTGGGTGTAGAGCTGAAGAAAGCGGGTTACGATGCGGTGATTATTCGTGGTAAATCGCCGGAACCGGTTTTTATAGAGATAGAGAACGAGCGAGTAGAGCTGAAATCGGCATCCGGTATCTGGGGCAAGAATACAAAAGAGACAACCAGGCTGCTAAAGAGCAGAGGCAGGGGTAGAGTTGCCTGTATAGGTAGAGCAGGTGAGAAACAGGTTCTGCTCGCTGCTATCATCTCTGATAGTGTGCATGCGTTTGGACGTGGTGGAGCAGGCGCAGTAATGGGTTCAAAGAACCTCAAGGCGCTGGTGGTGAAGGGCTCGGGCGATGTGGATATCCATGACCGTGTGGAGTTCGAGCGGCAGAGGCGAGCGATTAAACGGCTCCTGATTGCAACTCCTACGATAAGCAAAGGGCTTTCGGTCTTCGGTACAGCGTTTCTGATGAAGATAACGAGCTGGATGAAAGTCCTGCCAGTGGCTAATTTTAGTAGGTCAGAGCCGGAGTTCAAGCTGGATACTCTCTTTGCAAGCGAGATTAACAGGCGGTATAATCCCGGGAAGCGAGCGTGTCATTCCTGTTCAATAGCGTGCAAAAGGGAGGATGATAGAGGTAGAGAACTGCCCGAATACGAGACGATAGGACTAATGAGCGCCAATATAGGCAATAGCAGCTATGAAGCAATAGTAGAAGCGAACATGCTCTGTAATGATTACGGTATTGATACAATCTCAGTAGCAGGTGTTCTGGGCTGTTATGGAGATATAAAAGGTAAAAGAATCAACGATACCGAACTTCTGGACATGGTACGGGCGATAGGGGAGTGTGAGGGTATAGGTGCGCAATTGGGACAGGGAGTAAAGCGGTATTCGAGCTCAGAGGGCTATCCTGAGCGGGCAATGCAAGTGAAGGGGCTTCAACTACCTGCATACGACCCACGTGTGGTGAAGGGTCTGGGTTTCAGCTATGCCACATCCAATCGCGGTGGTTGCCACACAAGAGCATATCTTGTAGCACCTGAGATACTGCGAAAGCCAAAGGCGATAGACCCTTACACGCTTGCTGGTAAAGCCGGGCACACAAAGATATTTCAGGACAGGTTCGCTGCGGTTGATTCCCTGATAGTGTGTAAATTCGCATTCTTTGGCGCTGGCGAGGAGGAGTATGCGAACATACTGAGCGCGGTTACGGGTGTGGAATATACATCAGAGGATTTGATGCGTGTGGGTGAGCGGATATGGAATATAGAACGACTGTACAACATAAGGGAAGGTTTTACGAGAGCTGATGACACGCTGCCTGCACGATTCTTTGAAGAGGCGGTGAATGGGCATGTGATAGAGCATGAGGAGTTCCAGAATACGCTGGATGAGTATTATCGTATGCGTGGCTGGGATGAGAATGGGGTGCCAACAAAGCGGGTACTGGAGAAGTTGAATCTTGGGGTATATATTTGA